Part of the Pyricularia oryzae 70-15 chromosome 3, whole genome shotgun sequence genome, AGGTGAAAATAACGTAGAGGGAGCTTGACATGGTGGCGTTGGTGATTGGGAGCTCGGGGCCTGCGTCTGGCAAGGCTGCAATGGAAACGTTATCCACAACCTGAACTGACAGACCCGATGACCGCCAAAGAGAAACCTGCGCAAGAGAGCAGAGAATTACCTTGGCTTCAATCTGGCTGAGAATCTCGTTCAAACGAGCCATTGGATACGACGGGTCGAGGAACACCACCGCACCGCCAGCTTTGATAACCGATAGCAGGGCGACTATAGCCCAGCCCGATTTTTCAAAGCATAGAGGCACAATAACCTCCGGCCCAATGTTAAAGGTATTCCGCAAATGGTGGGCCAGCTTAGTGGTAATGCGGTCGAGGTCACCATAGCGAAAATCAACATCCCAAGCATTAACGGCCATGCTCTTTTCCCTCGCTTCGTTGACCGTGGCTGTGCGGTGGAACAGCTCGTGTGTAAGTCCGCCCGCAAGATGGCCCTCAAGATCCACGGGCGTAAGTTCAGTCGGCTGGTTCCAAGCAATAACCTGGTCCCTGTCGTATGGGCTAAAAAGATCAACATCCGACACGGGCATTGTGCTTTCTCCCGCGTGTTCCATAATTTGCTCAACCACATGCTTGAACTGGTATAGGATCCGACGCATGACCGCCTCGGGTGTAATTCTGTGGTCAAAATTTCCCAAAACGTCTAGTTGATTATCCCTGCGGATGCGGATCTGGATACCCATACCGAAGCGCAGCGTCTCCTTTTCCTCGTCAGACAGCTTTTGAGCTCCCAGGAACGAGGCTTCGTCGTGCACGTCTGGCGGCTGGATGACCATGACGCAGGCAAAGCCGCAGGCGTCGCGGCATTCCCTGCCCATGCGCTGGATATTTTGCAGGCCGGCGTGCTCAAACTTGATCATATCAGTGGTTTGGTCCTGTATCATTTGCAGAAATTGCGGCACGGTTGTCGAGGTCCTGTCCAGGGCGATGCGGAGCGGTACTGTCGTAATGCAAGGTCCAACCATTTCCGTAATGCCTTGGACTGGCGTGTCGCGGCCGCTTTGGATTACACCAAATAGAACATCGTCGGGGGATCCGCTGTGGCAACCTTGCACGAGGGCCCATGCGGCTTTGATAATGGTGGAGGTGGTAAAGCGTGACCCGGCAGGACGCTCAAACGGCAAAGTAATAGCTACCTCACCGTCGAGTAGGGGGTTAAATTGCTGGTtggggaggggaggccaTGCCGGAGCCGAAATGCCCTTGAACTGATTCTGCCAAAAGGCCTTGCATTCTTCAGGGTCGGTTTGCTGGAGGTGGGCAATAAAGCGACTAAAAGGTGGTGTCGGCTCTATAACGGGCTGTGGCGACGAGGACTCGTACGCCGCCTGCACGCGACGAAGGATAAGATTCTTGGACCACCCGTCATATATAGAGTGGTGGATGGACCAGATGAAATAGCTGCCGGTGAAAGGCGTGTCGACGATGGCCAAACGGGAAAATGGCGTGCCAAGTTGGAAAGGCAGGCGCTTGTCTTCATCGAGGTACCCCTTGACGCTTTTTCCAGTCCGCCACTCGATAACCTTATTATTAACGCCCCTAATTACCTGGTAAAAGCTGTTAAGCTCGTCAATATTAACAATAGTGGTACGGAGAATACCGGCATCGCGAGCAACAGCCTCCCAAGACTGCTTGAATCTGGCGACATCCAATTTGGCGGGCAAACGGTAGACCTCGCGAAGAACATAGGCCTGCGAGTCTTTAGCCGTCAAGGCGATAAGGCCGGGTTGGAGAGGTGCACAGGGCAGAACGTCGGCGATTGTGCTGCGGGGGATGCGGTATGTTGTCTCAAGCGCCGAGAATAACGTTTCCCTCTTATCCTCGGGGATTAGAGAAAAAGGCCTGTCAGTGACATCGTGGGCATTCGCGGCGGACGCATCGGTGAATGTGGCCACCATAGCCATGTCGGCGAGACATGGATGACGAAAAACGTCCTCGTGTGTAAGCAGGATGCCGGCAGCTCGTGCAGCCGCGGTGAGCTGAATAGCTGTAATGGAGTCGCCTCCAAGTGCCAGAAAATTGTCGTCCACACCGATAGACGTTGCATCACGGCCAAGACTTTGCGCTACCAGGTTAAGGATGGAGATTTCCATGTTTGTCGAAGGAGCCCGAGAGGATACGTTGGCGTGGGTGGAGAGAGAGTATGCCGTAAGTTGCTCAGGGGTCAGATTGGCTATTTTGAAGGCCAGCGTCTTTCTGTCCGTTTTGCTGCTAGTTGCTAGGGAGGGCATTTTGGAGACGGGAATCCAAAGGGTCGGGACCTGTAAATATATCTGTTAGCTGGTTTCCAGTCTCTCATATAATGCAGCAAATTACTCACCATATATTTTGGTAGGCTGGCCCGCGCCAGGGTTTCCAGTTCCTTCATTTTCAGTCTCGACTCGTCGTCAAGCTCAAGTAGCATGTCGTTATTGCTGCTTTTGGAAACAAATTCGACAAAAGCAACAAGAACTTGCTTATTCTTGTCAATGGTAGTCTTGCCCGCAACGACGACAACCTGCTCTATTGCTGCGTCCTTGCCATTGAGCACAGCCTCGATTTCACCTACCAATCCTCGTTAGTGGTGTCGCAGCAGCCAGGTCAGAGATTAAAATTACTCACCTATTTCCAGCCTTTGACCATTAATCTTGGTCTGGTTATCCTTGCGGCCCAGGTACAACAAAGACCCATCGGTGAGGTCCTGGCGTACTAGATCGCCCGTCTTATACAAGACCTGGTCGGTAGAGTAGCCAAAGTCCCTCAGCCACGCCGGAGCAGGCACAAAAACCTCCCTGGTTTTGTCGGGCTGGCCCAAATAGCCTCGAGACAGTCCAGGTCCTTGCACCAATAATTCACCCGTACAGCCGATCGGCACCAGACGGTTGTGGTCCTGCGGGTCGACAACCCAGCCGACGGAGCTAACCATGTGTCCAATCTTCTCGGCCCTATCTCCTTTGGAAATATCGCGGGTGGTGCAAAACACACACGTTTCAGTGGGCCCGTAACCATTCATTAGCCTCAATTTGTCCGCCCAAGTGTCGACGCTCTCGGCAGTCACGGCCTCTCCTCCAAGAACCAGGGTTTTTATGGACGGGATGCTTTCGGGTTTGAGCAGACGTGCAAAGGTCGGTGTAAAAAAGGCCCAGTCGCACCTAAAATCGCGAATAAAACCAGAAAGGTCGTCCATGCGCTCTTGTTCGGTGGGCACACAAATGGTCCCGCCATGGCTAAGCGTGGTAAAGATTTCACCGATGCAAGCATCAAAAGTGTAGGTGGCAAATTGCAAAACCCGACGAGGGAAATCGCCAAAGCCCATGGCGGCGCCGTGGCCAGCTGTGCTTGCGCACACGGAGCGATGCTCGGTCATAACGCCCTTGGGGCGACCAGTGCTGCCAGATGTAAACAAGACGTATGCGAGATTCGAAGGCTTGACTTTGTTTAAAGGGGAAGGCAGTGGTGATGTGTTAAGGGGACCCCATTCGGCAACATTTAAAGGAGGAAGAACCACCACCTTGAGTTTGTTAAAGGGTGCGTAGCGGTCTTTGGTGTTAGGCGAGACCAAGATGATTTCCGCCTGGACTTGCGCCAAAAGATCTGCTCGGCGGTCTTGAGGATCTTCTGGATTAATGGGGACAAAGGCAGCGCCGGCCTTGAGCACAGCAAGCATTGCAACAATGGCGTTGACAGACTTTTCCATGCTGATGGGAATAATCCGTTCTGGCGCAGCTCCTAGCTCACAAAGTTGGTGAGCCATATGCGTGGCGAGGTCATCCAGCTGCTGGTAAGACAAAGTAACCTGCCGAGATTCAATGGCGGGAAATTCTGGTTTGGAAAGAGTGTGACGCTTTATAAGCTGGTGCATGCAGGCATCCATCCAGGCCGGACAGTTTTTATTCCACTCTCGGAGGTCCTGTCGTTCCTTGCTGGACAAGACATCAATCTCGCCAACGGTAATACCAGCTGCGCTGCGAGGGAGGCGAATTAGCTGTTCGATAATGCGGGCGAATTGCCTTAGCAGCCTCTCGGCACGCAAAGCCGATAAGACGGACGAATCGTGGTGGGCAGTTAAAGCGATTGTTTCCTCGCCCAACCCGCATTCGACCACCAGGCCAAAACCGGAGATAATATTTGCGGTGGTGTGGGTTGCGCGGTCGCAGAAAAGCGAATCCTCGTCGGCGTTATTATTTGCAGGTTGGATGACGAGGAGGTTCTGGAATTCGCAGGCGCTCCGGCACGAATTATTTAGCTTTTTGATATTATGGATGCCGGCGTGGGAAAAGGGCCCGGCTTCGATTGACTGCAAATTAACCTGCCCGAGGAACAATTCGACAGTTGCGTCGAGGTCCACCTGCACACGAACCGGCGTTGTGGTTAAGAGTGGACCATTAATAATATCCACGTCGTCGATAGGAACATCTCGGCCAAAGGAAGTTAAACCATAAACGACGTCGGTGGATTCCGATACGCGCGCCATAAGGATAGACCATGCGGCCTTGAGAACAGTTGCAGCGGTGAATTTGGAGCGCGGCGGGCGGCGGAATTTGACCGAGTGTTTGACGGTATTGTCGGCGATACAAATCTGACCTGGAGCAACTGGGGGGAATGGAATAGCTTGGCAGGCTTCGAGGTTTCCGGTCCAAAAATCAGCCACGCCGTCCTGGGGCAACTGGCCGAGATAGCGGACCAAGTCCAGGATGGGGCGCGTCGGCGGTAGGCCCATTCCTTGGTAGGCCTGGTCGACGGCCTCGAGAGTGAGGCCATACGAGAATCCATCGTACAAGGCGTGGTGGATGGTCCAGACAAATTGAGGGCTGCCATGGTTGCTTACAAGTCCAAAGCGGACCAAACGCGTACCATAGTTCATGTGTTTCTCTTTTGCCGTATCCAGGGCGAGGTACTCATCCAAAGTCTCGACCTCGGTCCATTCCAGGGGCGTGTCCAGAACCACTGAAAATGAACCGTGGCCGGCGACGTGGAAGATGCGAGTGCGAAAGATGTCGTTGGCGGCCACCACATCTTCCCAGGCCTGCTTGAAGCGGTTGATATCTGTATGCTCGGGAAGATCAAAAACCTCGCGCAGCACATAGGCGGTGCTGTCCTTTGCAGTCAAGGCCATCAGGCTATCCTGGAGCGGGGTGCAAGGATAGACATCATTGACGAGCCGTCTCTCCTCGCCCAGCACCGAATCAAGCACCTCATTAAGCAGCGTGGTCCTGCTCAAGGTCTCGGGGACGAGTGAAAAGGCACTATAGGGCTCATCCTTTGCAAGCGAAGGCGTCGGCAGGCTTCTGGAAATTGCCGACGTGGGCGTTGGGATGGAAAGAGACAGGCCAAACTTGGACACCTTTGCAGTGGAGATGCGCTTGGGCCGCAACTCGACACCAGGTATAACCTTGGCTGACAGTACCATATTTGCAAAGGTAGGCGTCTTCATAATGCCGCGGACAGACAACTCTAGACCTGCCATCTTTGCCCTGCTGACGAGTTGCATAGCCGCAATCGAATCGCCTCCCATTTCCAAAAAGCTATCGTCACTGCCAATGGCGTGTGACAGGAGATCAATTTGGAGAACTTCGGCCCAGAGCTCCATGAGAACCTCGGCGATTGCAGATTCAGCGACGGGGCCATccacgacggcggcgtcagCTCGGAGGGCATAGGTGACGGTCTGTTGTTGCGAGAAGCCAGAAGCTAACTCTCGCAGGACCTTGCGTTCAATCTTTCCAGAGGCGTTTATAGGCAGGCTATATACGGGAATGAAGAGCGAAGGGACCATGTATTCGGGAAGGTGATTTGCAGCGTTCTGCTTAATGCTGACAAGCTTTTCGCGTGTAGAGGATGTCATGTCAACAAACTCCAAAGCCGAGCTGGCCTCTGCTTTTTCATTACTGGGCCGGCGCTCCAGCTGGATAAAAGCGGCCAGCAATTTTCTGCGTGGAGAAGATTGCGGGCTAAAGGCTTCGACGCAAACCTGAGCCAGGTTCGAGGTTTTGAGCAATACAGCCTCAATTTCACCCAGCTCCACCCGTTGACCATTAAGTTTGATCTGGGTATCTTTGCGCGAAATAAAACTTAGGCTGCCGTCGTCGTTAAGTACGCCGAGGTCACCGGTGCGGTAAAAACGACGGGCTGGGTCCTTGGCCCAAACGAGACCTCGAACGAACGCCTCGCGGGTTTTGTCCTCATTTTTGAGGTAGCCGCGCCCAACAATGGGTCCTTCAATGAGCATTTCTCCTGTCTCCCCTCCAGGTAAAAGCACATTGGGGTTATCCGAatcgacgacgaaaatgttgCAATTCATCGGATATCCAATATTACCTCCACGGGCGTCGCGTCCCAAAGGTTCCAGGCAGCAGGTAGATTGCACCGAACACTCTGATGGCCCATAGGTATTGTACAGCTTAAAGCCGTCCACAGGGGTCCACGTGTCGATTATATCCTGGGTTAAAGCCTCGCCGCCTAGAACCATGGTGCGGAGGGTGGGTACGGTGCTGGGGGAGAGCATGCGGGCGACGGTTGGTGTAAGATCGGCCCAATTGACAGACATGCGGGTCATAACGCCAGCCAGGTCGTTGAAGCGATCCTCGTCGGATGGGATGCAAATACAACCTCCAAACATGGGGATAATAATATTATCCTCGATAGCCACGTCAAAAGAGTGCGAGGCAAACGACAAGGCACGCGTGTCGGGGCCGCACCCCAGGACCTCCGAATTGGTGCGCGCCGTGGTGGCGAGTGACCGATGCTCCAGCACCGCGCCCTTGGGCGTTCCCGTAGAGCCAGAAGAGTAGACAACCCATGCGGCATTTGTCGGCTTCACGTCGCTGCGGAAAGCCTCGCTAGGCAAGCAGTCGATCGAGTTTCGGTCGACCACGATACTGTGAAGACCCTTGTACGTCTTGAGGGCCTGCTCGTTTCTCCTGCTGCAAAGGACCGTTTTGGCCTCGACATCCTGCATTATGCGCTCGAGTCTCGAACGCGGGTAGCTCATGTCCAGAGCCACGCAGGCACCGCCCGCTTTGAGGATGGCAAGGATGGCCACCGTCGTCCAGGCGCTCTTTTCAAACGCAAAAGGCACAATCACCTCGGGCCCGACGCCGAGACCTGCAATAAAACTGGCAAGGCGGGTGGCGTATTCGTCGGTCTCGCGGTAGGTCAGCTTTGCGTCCCAGGCGTCAATCATAATGGCATTCGGCCGAGAGCGAGCTTGCTCCTCCACTAAAGAATGGAGACATTGCTCTACCGCATCCATTCCAATATTTAGCTTTGGGATTTTGGTGCGCTGAACAAAATGCAAACCCTCCATTTCGGTAAGTAGTTTGCCCTGGTTCGAAGCAGGAGTTAAAAAGTCGATTGCGGTAGAAAGCATGTCCAAGATTTCCCTCGCCTTGGTTTCAAACACCATTATCTCGTCAAAGCCGCACAATACCGTCATTTTGCTCTCAGAGTCCAAAATGCACTCAAGCGTAAATCCAAAATTTAGCTCTTCGTCGGTGCTCAGGTCGTCTTCTTGGGTCCAAAGTCCTTGGTCAACTCGGTAGCCAGGTTGAATGACAAGAAGATTCGAAATGTCACAAGCCTCGGACGACACACTCAGCGCCCTGCGGATGTTTTTTATACCAATGTGCTGGTGAGGAATAATATCGGCGTAAAGCTGCTGGACGGCACGGAGCATCTCTGCACAAGtctcgtttttgacgagaacACGGAAGGGCACCGTGTTTAAGCAGGGCCCTGCACAATTATCGATGCCAGGTAGCTCGATATCGCGCCCGGCGAGAGTGAGACCCATTATAACGTCGGGAGACTGGACGAGACCGCTCAGGACGAGAGCCCAGGCAGCTCTAATAACAGTCGAAATAGTGCAACCGCTTTCGTTGGCGGGTAAGGAGAAAGTTTTGGTAATGGTGCGCGTTACAATGGGTTCGTGTGCTTTATCGCTGCAGCTGGGCCATTGAGGAGAGGATCCACCATCGAGCATCTGCCGCCAGATTTGGGCATTCCTTTCCGGGTCCTGGTCCTGCAAATGTTTAACGAAATGAGCAAAAGGTGTGGGTGTGATCGTGGAGGGTTCCGTCCCGTTGTACATCTCTTGCAGCTTTTCGAGGATAAGGTTGTACGTGTACCCGTCCGTCACTGCGTGGTGGATGGTCCAGACCAGGTATTTACCCCCCTCTGCAATAAACAAGGCGAAGCGACTCAGCTCGCTGCCATACCCAACC contains:
- a CDS encoding cyclic peptide synthetase is translated as MSIINHTDSAKPRLSEAEADDWRRVFQEAPPCVFPQPRAGAPSASTPSASTVQSGSVLRRQIFLPNSGRSGFPLDAVLQAAWAFLNASYSDTEDVVFGMALVDEDTDDGEPRTALPFRFTLHPDQTIADCLEAVEAQELPLLSSSGIDLEAIAGLGPELRGATQFRNQLVVYPAIMANTDVLLDRPLNVECFLNPSGVLVQAFYDPEILEGVEVRQILATFEFLIQQFDDVSNLGRIISQVEIISPQDKGQLQKWGEHFPPAVEKCVHWLFQEKARETPCAEAVFSIAEKVSWTYKQLDTLTDKLAHLLVSKRVSPGKIVPLMFEKSVWTVVAAIAVLKAGGAFGYIEPNQPWEDVSRLLGACESTFVLCSAKYEGLLSTHDVESVIIDEALLSRLPSCGSVEDISQPADISYIIFTSGTTGRSKGIVSNHSSFCTSILAHGKAEFYGPESRCFAFSAYNFDVSVTDIFTTLAFGACICIPSDEEKMNALAATAARMRVTHITATPTVSQFINPGDVPTVKTFITGGEFASPEIIKKWVSAGRNYINIYGPAECNSRITHHSFKVGDSGSCIGRPSGCVVWITKSNDPNALVPLGAPGELLIEGHLVSNGYLKEEDKTAEAFIAAPDWLVRMFPDRASSRLYRTGDLAQWLPNGKLRLLGRRDTQMKIHGVRLEAAHIEFKLSAALPSGSQAVVEKITVGQDPKGGQESKGGQESKREKLAAFVTLPGPPTNDDTPSFLEPRQDLCDLLAGVQETMLANLPAWMCPNYILPLDKFPHGQSGKVNRKVLRDMVADWSEESLNRFTVSCPAGNKEVPIGAMEKAIAGLWAEVLHLPASLIGRQDTFFRLGGDSVAAMKVAAACNNRQNGLIISVADIFRHPKLSDLAANISTAVAISETTIAPFELIGGPSCLDQYTQALNQAGIDPSTVQDVFPCTPMQEGMMAETMLSPNTYKLQHVLRLDPLIDLPRLQGALDRLVQSFAILRTRIILMPRIKGVTGSSSYQVVVKGLEEYSPVQVKTVDKVKSALSAEKKAVKVGYGSELSRFALFIAEGGKYLVWTIHHAVTDGYTYNLILEKLQEMYNGTEPSTITPTPFAHFVKHLQDQDPERNAQIWRQMLDGGSSPQWPSCSDKAHEPIVTRTITKTFSLPANESGCTISTVIRAAWALVLSGLVQSPDVIMGLTLAGRDIELPGIDNCAGPCLNTVPFRVLVKNETCAEMLRAVQQLYADIIPHQHIGIKNIRRALSVSSEACDISNLLVIQPGYRVDQGLWTQEDDLSTDEELNFGFTLECILDSESKMTVLCGFDEIMVFETKAREILDMLSTAIDFLTPASNQGKLLTEMEGLHFVQRTKIPKLNIGMDAVEQCLHSLVEEQARSRPNAIMIDAWDAKLTYRETDEYATRLASFIAGLGVGPEVIVPFAFEKSAWTTVAILAILKAGGACVALDMSYPRSRLERIMQDVEAKTVLCSRRNEQALKTYKGLHSIVVDRNSIDCLPSEAFRSDVKPTNAAWVVYSSGSTGTPKGAVLEHRSLATTARTNSEVLGCGPDTRALSFASHSFDVAIEDNIIIPMFGGCICIPSDEDRFNDLAGVMTRMSVNWADLTPTVARMLSPSTVPTLRTMVLGGEALTQDIIDTWTPVDGFKLYNTYGPSECSVQSTCCLEPLGRDARGGNIGYPMNCNIFVVDSDNPNVLLPGGETGEMLIEGPIVGRGYLKNEDKTREAFVRGLVWAKDPARRFYRTGDLGVLNDDGSLSFISRKDTQIKLNGQRVELGEIEAVLLKTSNLAQVCVEAFSPQSSPRRKLLAAFIQLERRPSNEKAEASSALEFVDMTSSTREKLVSIKQNAANHLPEYMVPSLFIPVYSLPINASGKIERKVLRELASGFSQQQTVTYALRADAAVVDGPVAESAIAEVLMELWAEVLQIDLLSHAIGSDDSFLEMGGDSIAAMQLVSRAKMAGLELSVRGIMKTPTFANMVLSAKVIPGVELRPKRISTAKVSKFGLSLSIPTPTSAISRSLPTPSLAKDEPYSAFSLVPETLSRTTLLNEVLDSVLGEERRLVNDVYPCTPLQDSLMALTAKDSTAYVLREVFDLPEHTDINRFKQAWEDVVAANDIFRTRIFHVAGHGSFSVVLDTPLEWTEVETLDEYLALDTAKEKHMNYGTRLVRFGLVSNHGSPQFVWTIHHALYDGFSYGLTLEAVDQAYQGMGLPPTRPILDLVRYLGQLPQDGVADFWTGNLEACQAIPFPPVAPGQICIADNTVKHSVKFRRPPRSKFTAATVLKAAWSILMARVSESTDVVYGLTSFGRDVPIDDVDIINGPLLTTTPVRVQVDLDATVELFLGQVNLQSIEAGPFSHAGIHNIKKLNNSCRSACEFQNLLVIQPANNNADEDSLFCDRATHTTANIISGFGLVVECGLGEETIALTAHHDSSVLSALRAERLLRQFARIIEQLIRLPRSAAGITVGEIDVLSSKERQDLREWNKNCPAWMDACMHQLIKRHTLSKPEFPAIESRQVTLSYQQLDDLATHMAHQLCELGAAPERIIPISMEKSVNAIVAMLAVLKAGAAFVPINPEDPQDRRADLLAQVQAEIILVSPNTKDRYAPFNKLKVVVLPPLNVAEWGPLNTSPLPSPLNKVKPSNLAYVLFTSGSTGRPKGVMTEHRSVCASTAGHGAAMGFGDFPRRVLQFATYTFDACIGEIFTTLSHGGTICVPTEQERMDDLSGFIRDFRCDWAFFTPTFARLLKPESIPSIKTLVLGGEAVTAESVDTWADKLRLMNGYGPTETCVFCTTRDISKGDRAEKIGHMVSSVGWVVDPQDHNRLVPIGCTGELLVQGPGLSRGYLGQPDKTREVFVPAPAWLRDFGYSTDQVLYKTGDLVRQDLTDGSLLYLGRKDNQTKINGQRLEIGEIEAVLNGKDAAIEQVVVVAGKTTIDKNKQVLVAFVEFVSKSSNNDMLLELDDESRLKMKELETLARASLPKYMVPTLWIPVSKMPSLATSSKTDRKTLAFKIANLTPEQLTAYSLSTHANVSSRAPSTNMEISILNLVAQSLGRDATSIGVDDNFLALGGDSITAIQLTAAARAAGILLTHEDVFRHPCLADMAMVATFTDASAANAHDVTDRPFSLIPEDKRETLFSALETTYRIPRSTIADVLPCAPLQPGLIALTAKDSQAYVLREVYRLPAKLDVARFKQSWEAVARDAGILRTTIVNIDELNSFYQVIRGVNNKVIEWRTGKSVKGYLDEDKRLPFQLGTPFSRLAIVDTPFTGSYFIWSIHHSIYDGWSKNLILRRVQAAYESSSPQPVIEPTPPFSRFIAHLQQTDPEECKAFWQNQFKGISAPAWPPLPNQQFNPLLDGEVAITLPFERPAGSRFTTSTIIKAAWALVQGCHSGSPDDVLFGVIQSGRDTPVQGITEMVGPCITTVPLRIALDRTSTTVPQFLQMIQDQTTDMIKFEHAGLQNIQRMGRECRDACGFACVMVIQPPDVHDEASFLGAQKLSDEEKETLRFGMGIQIRIRRDNQLDVLGNFDHRITPEAVMRRILYQFKHVVEQIMEHAGESTMPVSDVDLFSPYDRDQVIAWNQPTELTPVDLEGHLAGGLTHELFHRTATVNEAREKSMAVNAWDVDFRYGDLDRITTKLAHHLRNTFNIGPEVIVPLCFEKSGWAIVALLSVIKAGGAVVFLDPSYPMARLNEILSQIEAKVILCSLAQVSLWRSSGLSVQVVDNVSIAALPDAGPELPITNATMSSSLYVIFTSGSTGVPKGCLIEHRAFLYSCQAQARIFGMRPDHRVLQGCPYSFDVSVMEILTTLLHGACVCVPNERAKNRSMVEVINDFHINWTFLTPSVVKFIDPAEVPTLETLILGGEAMTRQSIDIWAGKVRLINGYGPTECAISAAVNNNITLETDPANIGKAVGGMCWIVEAENHDRLAPVGTVGELIIEGPTLGRGYLKNPEKTAEAFINDPAWSLKLDGKHRRLYKSGDLAYYDADGCIIFCGRKDAQVKVRGQRMELGEIESHLSQNPEIQHAAVFYPASGPCKGQLVGLVSLKKVGAETNRDGIVELVDGQETSIAAAITSDATIQLSSLVPGYMIPNLWIPVKSFPLLPSEKLNRKCLAQWLNGMSDELHKRVCGISTANPDGSSVSPLAQVAEPFTDAEKTIHQVWCDVLNLQAKEVGITQDFVTLGGDSILAMAMASKLRKAGFQVSITDLLITRTIAKLAARIGHTAKSPRDKSMRPLGLRLVSPATESDLDNENDTGYESDNSDATTAATSISVASRGRAKAAHPALSQQPTELFDLTPMQQYYANLALGNDELSRQTDARFNHSFCIKLKRPINPAILSSAYSQLISRHMMLRVRLQRCGKEQAACGFRQFVSPDIKRSFRLREWSNVASVDDVKDRLEDARITLDLENGPISSLDLVSTTAGDSFLYIVAHHLVVDLVSWNSILRDFDDLLSKGAFSHEEPGPFPLWAQKQAEYARLHLDPKTTLPAPIPAADFAFWGMADADGNLVPNLARDAIHHTICIPEAATAMLLRESHAKHEAEPMDVLVSALTRSFFLVYGQTRESPPAIFRFGHGREDIEGLPDVSSTVGWFSTLSPLHVPVGLGGDCSAAGVLGRTVELRRRTPHNGWAYFAARYHHADGGAVFGGHERMEVAVNYLGVRDRQVRGADSAVFDLSRMVDGGLGAGGQDVKCMSLFGVTAEVRAGCLEVDLEWNRRVRGQGQVRAWWREFEACLKELASAGSPYVRSGSGEWGVVPSVGRRESLSREQRRMRSLSRQRSRQSSNV